The Nocardioides ochotonae genome segment GCGCGGGCGCGAGGAGCGCTGCGCCGCGGCGTACGGCGACCTCGACGTGCTGGTGTTCGGGCACTCCCACATCCCGTGGGACACCACCACCGCCACGGGCCTGCGGCTGCTGAACCCCGGGTCGCCCACGGACCGGCGCCGCCAGCCGTACTGCACCTACATGACCGCGCTCGCGGACGGCGGTGCCCTGCGGGAGGTCACGCTGCACCGGCTGCCGCCGCGCACCTGAGCGGCGGCCCCGGGGGAGGTCACTCCGCGGGCAGCCCGGCACCGCGGCGTGCGTAGAGGTCGAGCACGACCTGGCGGTCGATCACGCCACAGCGCTCGGCCCACTCCTCGTACGCGGCGGCGAGCTCGGCGACGAGTCCAGGGTGCTCGCCGGCGAGGTCGGTGAGCTCGGTGCGGTCGGTGACCATGTCGTAGAGCTCCCAGTCCTGGGCGTGCTTGCGCACCAGCTTCCATCGCCCGCGACGCGCGCCCGAATTGCCCTCGTGCTCCCAGGCCAGCAGCCGCTGGTCGTCGGTGGCGTCGTCGATCAGAGTCGGCAGCAGGCTGGTGCCCTCGGGCGGGTGCACCTCGCGCCCAACCGCGGCCCGGTCGTAGTCGGCGCCGCTGACCTCGAGCAGCGTCGCCATGATGTCGGTGAGCTGATGAGGCTGGTGACGCAGCCGCGCCTCGGTGCCCAGTCCTGCCGGCCAGTGCACGACGAGCGGGGTGGCGATCCCGCCCTCGTGGATCCAGTGCTTGTACTCGCGGAACGGCGTGTTCGACAGGTTCGCCCAGGGGCGGCCGTACGTCGCGTAGCTGTCCTCGCCGCCGGGACGGATGCTCGGATCGTTGCCTGGACGCACCGGCTCGCCGGCGCGGGTCGTGTCGTCGAAGCTGACGTAGGTGGTCACGAACTCCTGGGCGCTCTCCAGGGGCATCTCCTCGGCGCACCCGCCGTTGTCGGAGAGGAACAGGAAGAGGGTGTCGTCCAGTGCGTCCTGCTCGCGCAGCTCGGCCACGATGCGACCCACGCCCTGGTCCACCCGGTCCACCTGCGCGGCGTACACCGCCATCCGCAGGGCCTCCCACTCCTTGTCCTCGACCTCGCTCCAGGCGGGCACCCGCGGGTCGCGGTCGCTCAGTGGCCAGTCGGGGGCGATGATCCCGGACTTCACCAGCCGCTCCAGACGCTCCTCGCGCAGCGCGTCCCACCCGGCGTCGAAGCGCCCGGCGTACGACGCGATGTCGTCGGGGCGCGCGTGCAGGGGCCAGTGCGGCGCGGTGTAGGCGGCGTAGAGGAAGAACGGGGCGTCGGCGTGCTCGGCCTGGTGCTGGCGCAGGAACCCCACGGCGTGGTCGGTGATCGCGTCGGTGTAGTAGAAGTCGGGGTCCGCGAGCGCCTCGTCGTCGACGTTGGTCTCGTCGCGCGTGAGCGTGCGCGGGCGGAAGAAGCTGCCGGCGCCCTCGAGGGTGCCGTAGAACGCGTCGAAGCCGCGCCGGGTGGGCCAGCTCTCGGTCGGGGTGTGGATGTCGCCGGAGAGATGCCACTTGCCCGAGATGTAGCTGCGGTATCCCGCGGTGCCGAGCGCCTCGGCGAGGGTGACGTTGCGGTCGTTGAGCGTGCCCGGGTAGCCCTCGGGGGAGTCGTCGTAGTTGAGGATGCCGATCCCGGTCTGATGCGGGTGCAGCCCGGTCATCAGCGACGCGCGCGAGGGGCTGCAGCGCGCGGTGTTGTAGAACTGCGTCAGCCGCACCCCCGACTCCGCCAACGCGTCGATGTGGGGCGTGCGGATCTCGCCTCCGTAGCACCCGATGTCGGAGAAGCCCATGTCGTCCACGAGGACGATCACGACATGGGGGCGGCGGGCGGGCGGCTTCGGCATGGGGGCTCTTCTCTGCTCGGCGGTCTCGGGTGCTCGGTGGTCCGTACGGCGCGCCGCGGTGGTGGACGCCGCAGCGGTCGGTGTCTAATGTGCACAATACCGATGGAGTTAATGAATCAGAGAAAGTTGGACGCCGTGAAGTCATCCCTCACCCGTTTCCTCGCCGCGGCGGCGGTCCTGCCGGCGGTGGCGGCCATCGCCTCGTGCGGCTCCGACGGCGCCAGCGCCGACGGCGGCGACGCGGAGATCGTGATCGCACGCGGCGCCGGCGTCAACGGCGCGGCGATCGAGACGCTCGTCGGCGAGTTCGAGGAGGAGACCGGGGTGGAGGTCGACACCGTCGAGCTCAGCGACACCGACTACGGGCCCAAGATGCGGCTGATCCAGCAGACCGGGCGCTCCGACTTCGACCTCGCGATCGCGATCCCCGGCGACATCTTCCCCCTCACCGACACCGACGGTGTCTACGCGCCGCTCGACACCGCGGGCTTCGACCCCGAGGGCCTCGCGGCGCTCGAGGAGGCCGGGCTGGTCGAGGACAACCACCTGGGCAACCAGGACATCACTCCGCTGACGGTGTACAGCAACGAGTTCGCGGACAACCCGCCGAAGACCTGGGCGGACTTCTTCGACCTCGAGAAGTACCCCGGCTACCGAGGCCTGCAGTCCGGCGGCTTCGGCGTCCCGATCAACATCGAGATCGCGCTGCTCGCCGACGGTGTCGCTCCCGCCGACCTCTACCCGCTCGACCTGGACCGTGCCTTCGCCAAGCTCGACACGATCAAGGACGACATCACGTTGTGGGACGCGGCTCCGAAGTCGCTCCAGGACGTGCTCGACGGGAACACGACCATGACCTTCACCTATTCGCCGGCCGCCCTGGGTGCGGTCAAGGACGGCGCGGACGTGGGCGTCACCCTCTTCGAGGACGCGCCGATCGTGCGCGGCTATGCGGCGCTGCTGGAGAAGGGCCCGAACGGTCCGGAGGCCGGGCAGCAGTTCCTCGACTGGTGGAGCAAGCCCGAGGTGCAGGCGAAGTACGCCGAGCTGACCAACTTCGGCATCGTGCTGCCCTCGACGGCCGTCTATGAGCGCCTGGACCGCAAGGACCTGGCCTACGCGCCGTTCGTGGAGGGCCAGGAGCAGGGCTCGCTGCTCGACTACGAGTACTACACCGAG includes the following:
- a CDS encoding arylsulfatase, translated to MPKPPARRPHVVIVLVDDMGFSDIGCYGGEIRTPHIDALAESGVRLTQFYNTARCSPSRASLMTGLHPHQTGIGILNYDDSPEGYPGTLNDRNVTLAEALGTAGYRSYISGKWHLSGDIHTPTESWPTRRGFDAFYGTLEGAGSFFRPRTLTRDETNVDDEALADPDFYYTDAITDHAVGFLRQHQAEHADAPFFLYAAYTAPHWPLHARPDDIASYAGRFDAGWDALREERLERLVKSGIIAPDWPLSDRDPRVPAWSEVEDKEWEALRMAVYAAQVDRVDQGVGRIVAELREQDALDDTLFLFLSDNGGCAEEMPLESAQEFVTTYVSFDDTTRAGEPVRPGNDPSIRPGGEDSYATYGRPWANLSNTPFREYKHWIHEGGIATPLVVHWPAGLGTEARLRHQPHQLTDIMATLLEVSGADYDRAAVGREVHPPEGTSLLPTLIDDATDDQRLLAWEHEGNSGARRGRWKLVRKHAQDWELYDMVTDRTELTDLAGEHPGLVAELAAAYEEWAERCGVIDRQVVLDLYARRGAGLPAE
- a CDS encoding extracellular solute-binding protein translates to MKSSLTRFLAAAAVLPAVAAIASCGSDGASADGGDAEIVIARGAGVNGAAIETLVGEFEEETGVEVDTVELSDTDYGPKMRLIQQTGRSDFDLAIAIPGDIFPLTDTDGVYAPLDTAGFDPEGLAALEEAGLVEDNHLGNQDITPLTVYSNEFADNPPKTWADFFDLEKYPGYRGLQSGGFGVPINIEIALLADGVAPADLYPLDLDRAFAKLDTIKDDITLWDAAPKSLQDVLDGNTTMTFTYSPAALGAVKDGADVGVTLFEDAPIVRGYAALLEKGPNGPEAGQQFLDWWSKPEVQAKYAELTNFGIVLPSTAVYERLDRKDLAYAPFVEGQEQGSLLDYEYYTETNDAGVSNLDEVLNRWNEWRAS